From a single Vespula pensylvanica isolate Volc-1 chromosome 24, ASM1446617v1, whole genome shotgun sequence genomic region:
- the LOC122637172 gene encoding putative cyclin-dependent serine/threonine-protein kinase DDB_G0272797/DDB_G0274007, with translation MPPVLGGAAMAVLPVSPQTATQGNPHHHHHHGHHVHQGQTQVLIAAAGAGTQAQPQLLYQPYNLMPATGSPSHQPPFQQHHHQYQHHQHQQQQQAQQQQQQQQQQQQQHSSPPPTQHQQQQQQQHQHHPGAAQQQTSFLTNDVGNAVTTAALAL, from the exons ATGCCACCAGTGTTAGGAGGCGCGGCAATGGCGGTCCTTCCGGTAAGCCCGCAGACGGCTACGCAGGGTAACccgcaccaccaccaccatcacggTCATCACGTACACCAAGGGCAAACGCAGGTTTTGATCGCGGCCGCCGGCGCAGGCACGCAGGCTCAGCCGCAGCTGCTTTATCAACCTTATAATCTGATGCCGGCGACTGGTTCGCCGTCGCATCAGCCACCCTTTCAGCAACATCATCATCAGTATCAACATCATCAAcatcaacagcaacaacaagctcaacagcagcagcagcaacaacaacagcaacagcaacaacattCGTCGCCTCCACCGAcgcaacatcaacaacaacaacaacaacagcatcAACATCATCCGGGTGCCGCCCAACAACAGACCAGTTTTCTCACGAACGACGTTGGAAACGCCGTAACCACAGCTGCGTTGGCCTT ATAA